A DNA window from Moorella thermoacetica contains the following coding sequences:
- the spoVAC gene encoding stage V sporulation protein AC produces the protein MADSTKQPGPPKKPLTLAEQVMQQKQTYDQQAYQRLADSVKPKHNVLVNALNAFWVGGLISALAQIITLAFSSAGLNPRDAASATVIIMVFLGAFLTGLGVYDEIGKIAGAGSIIPITGFANSIVAPAMEYKREGFVFGVAARMFTIAGPVLVYGFIVSVLIGLIAYFLT, from the coding sequence ATGGCTGACAGCACCAAACAGCCGGGGCCGCCGAAAAAACCCCTGACCCTGGCAGAACAGGTGATGCAGCAAAAGCAAACATACGACCAGCAGGCCTACCAGCGGCTGGCTGATAGTGTCAAGCCGAAACACAATGTCCTGGTCAACGCCCTGAACGCCTTTTGGGTGGGGGGGCTTATCTCGGCCCTGGCGCAGATTATTACCCTTGCCTTTTCCTCCGCCGGTTTAAACCCCCGGGATGCCGCTTCAGCAACGGTCATAATAATGGTTTTTTTGGGAGCTTTTTTGACTGGCCTGGGGGTTTACGATGAGATCGGTAAAATCGCCGGCGCCGGTTCGATTATTCCCATTACCGGTTTCGCCAACTCCATTGTGGCCCCGGCTATGGAGTATAAGCGGGAGGGTTTCGTCTTTGGAGTAGCCGCCAGGATGTTCACCATCGCCGGCCCGGTCCTAGTGTATGGTTTTATCGTTTCAGTCTTAATCGGTTTAATTGCTTACTTTTTGACCTGA